The Mesorhizobium sp. CAU 1732 genome includes a region encoding these proteins:
- a CDS encoding molybdopterin cofactor-binding domain-containing protein, with translation MLIDRSSFPERRPEHSGPATGATIAIHEDGRVVVQVPRTEMGQGIHTGLAMVVAEELDIPFDERISVEFPTEPLPAYSSLSRSPRKHCQNHSIFQVQTGFFTGRGLSNDQR, from the coding sequence TTGCTCATTGACCGGTCTTCTTTTCCAGAAAGGCGGCCAGAACATTCTGGACCTGCCACTGGCGCAACGATCGCCATCCATGAAGATGGCCGGGTGGTCGTGCAGGTGCCGCGCACGGAGATGGGGCAGGGCATCCATACCGGCCTTGCCATGGTGGTGGCCGAGGAACTGGACATCCCCTTTGACGAACGCATCAGCGTGGAGTTTCCCACCGAACCGCTGCCGGCCTATTCCAGCTTGTCCAGATCCCCCCGGAAACACTGCCAGAACCATAGCATATTTCAGGTCCAAACAGGATTTTTTACAGGTCGTGGATTGTCGAATGATCAACGCTGA